GGGCACTAGTTGTCATTTAGCAATTTGGACACTACTTATCAGATAGCAATTAGGGCGCTAGTTGTCACCTCGTGATCGAGGCAGCAGTTGTCAGCGAGCAATTAGGGCACTAGTTCTTGGGTAGCAATTAGGGAACTAATTGTCAGCAAGCAATTAAGGCAGTAGTTCTTAGGTAGCAATTAGGGCAGTAGTTTCCAGCTCCTATTAAGGCCACATAATGAAATACAGGATCTACACAGTAAATAAGCTCCATCGATGTCAACATACTGTACGTCACAATCAGCCACAATCAATATGTTCCATTCTTTATTATTGAACCTTCTTGTCTGCGTCACTCAGATTCTGTGGAACAGAAAGAACAAAAACGCATGACGATGCGATGATGTCATCCCCGTCCCCGCCGCACGTGGTCATTACCTGCAGCCCGTGATGCTCCTTCAGCAGTCGCTCGTACTCCTTTTCGAACCCCCGGGTCTGCCTGGCCATGGCCTGGACTTCAGCGCGGGACTTGTGCACAGCTGCACACGCACCTGACTTATTTCATCCCACTTTTTggaagaaaacaaaataaaaaataaatcggcTTCACTCACCCTCCTTGGCCGTCTTTAACTGAGTGGACAGGTTTTGAGTCTCCAGCTTGAGTTGACGGTTTTCTTCCGCGACGGCCTGGTCTTCAGCCAGGAGAGCCTGCGGACAAAGTCGGGCTGGAGCAGACGCCACATTGACGTGCGTGCACCTGGTGATGTCACCGGACTTGTTTGAGCGCCCGGTTGTCTTCTTGATGGCGATCGGCCGCTCGGGCGGCGCTCTCGGTCTGCGCCTGGAGACCCGCGTTGTTCTCCACGGCGACGGCCGTCTGCTTCAGCAGGGCGACGACTCGCCGCGTGACGCTGTGACATGAAATAGCCGGTGTTTGTCTATTCCGGCAGGAAAGGCCATATATGGACGTGTGCCAACCAGCcactgtcttgagttttcaaacTGTGAATCATGTGGATTGCATGAGAAAGCAGCCACAGACTTGCATTGCTTGCAGTAGCCAACAATAATACTGCTGTTGAGTTCATTATTCATTACAGTATAGTAATGTAAATCAGGGGGTCGCCTACAGCCACGGCTGCCAGTTTGCTAAGGGAAACTAGAATTAAGGCAGTCGTTTTGAATATTTAAGATTTTTAAAAGCTCTTTGAGActcagaaaaaaaacataataattcaGATTTCTAGtgttatacttagattggtcggttctagtcttagacttagattggtcacatcgagtcttagacttgggttggtcagatctagtctttgacttagatgatcagatctagtcttacacctaGATTGGTTGGATCTAGTCTTAAACCTAGATTGGTCAAATATAGTCTTGGACCTAGATTGGTCTTGGGTTGGTTACATATAGTCttggacctagattggtcagatctagtcttaaacctagattggtcacatatagtcttggacctagattggtcactctagtcttaaacttagattggtcacatatagtcttggacctagattggttagatctagtcttaacCATAGATAGGTCACATATAGTCttggacctagattggtcacatctagtcgtaaacctagattggtcacatatagtcttagacctagattggttagatctagtcttaacCATAGATAGGTCACATATAGTCTTGGAcatagatttgtcacatctagtcttaaacctagattggtcacatttagtattaaacttagattggtcacatatagtcttggacctagattggtcagatctagtcttaaaccta
The sequence above is drawn from the Nerophis ophidion isolate RoL-2023_Sa linkage group LG03, RoL_Noph_v1.0, whole genome shotgun sequence genome and encodes:
- the LOC133549115 gene encoding B-cell receptor-associated protein 29-like isoform X1, with the protein product MSLQWTAVAFFLYAEIAVDLILCVPFISAPRWRLVFRWGIWKLLSPYWSKCFFTMIMVLLVLFLDAAREVHKYSSPESMHEAQVNANLLDHLHLKLFRAQRNLYISGFSLFLWLVTRRVVALLKQTAVAVENNAGLQAQTESAARAADRHQEDNRALKQALLAEDQAVAEENRQLKLETQNLSTQLKTAKEAVHKSRAEVQAMARQTRGFEKEYERLLKEHHGLQNLSDADKKVQ
- the LOC133549115 gene encoding B-cell receptor-associated protein 29-like isoform X2, yielding MQRSQSTSSCACLSYRHRGGGAKPRSSIWRLVFRWGIWKLLSPYWSKCFFTMIMVLLVLFLDAAREVHKYSSPESMHEAQVNANLLDHLHLKLFRAQRNLYISGFSLFLWLVTRRVVALLKQTAVAVENNAGLQAQTESAARAADRHQEDNRALKQALLAEDQAVAEENRQLKLETQNLSTQLKTAKEAVHKSRAEVQAMARQTRGFEKEYERLLKEHHGLQNLSDADKKVQ